Proteins encoded together in one Alteribacter keqinensis window:
- a CDS encoding DoxX-like family protein, with the protein MKPKPIYVETNIRTDLDSLWEYTQKPDLHERWDLRFSKIKYVEKEHEDAPQHFTYETRIGFGLGIKGTGVSRGERFADRGERTSSLGFFSDQRLSLIKEGSGYWKYQDRGDGDITFLTQYDYKTRWGAAGRLADRFVFRPLIGWATSLSFDTLRLWLEKGITPEDSLKRSLIHILVCLALAFVWLYQGLVPKLLFPYTGEVAMVVESGFFSGMEESVVRLIGIVQCILGMLFLLPIRKKWLFAGSSAAVFFLGLGPLFVQPDAFLMPFNPASLNVAVIILGIIGAVNGKHLPLARSCRRKRK; encoded by the coding sequence ATGAAACCAAAACCTATTTACGTAGAAACAAATATACGTACAGATTTGGACAGTCTTTGGGAATATACGCAAAAGCCTGATCTTCACGAAAGGTGGGACCTGCGGTTTTCAAAGATTAAATATGTTGAAAAAGAACATGAAGATGCCCCGCAGCATTTTACATATGAAACGAGAATCGGGTTCGGGCTTGGCATCAAAGGGACAGGTGTGAGCCGGGGTGAACGGTTCGCTGATAGGGGAGAAAGGACGTCATCCCTCGGTTTTTTCAGTGACCAGCGGCTGTCACTTATTAAAGAGGGAAGCGGCTACTGGAAGTACCAGGACCGCGGTGACGGGGATATCACTTTTCTGACCCAGTACGATTATAAAACCCGCTGGGGTGCTGCAGGAAGATTAGCGGACCGTTTTGTTTTCAGGCCTCTTATCGGCTGGGCTACAAGTTTGAGCTTCGATACACTTCGTTTGTGGCTTGAAAAAGGAATAACCCCGGAGGATTCTCTGAAACGGTCTTTGATACATATCCTTGTTTGTTTAGCCCTGGCTTTCGTCTGGTTGTACCAGGGTCTTGTTCCTAAATTGTTATTTCCCTACACCGGTGAAGTGGCGATGGTTGTGGAAAGCGGGTTCTTTTCGGGTATGGAGGAAAGCGTCGTGCGGCTGATTGGTATCGTGCAGTGCATTCTGGGCATGCTTTTTTTACTTCCGATCAGGAAAAAGTGGTTGTTTGCTGGGTCCTCGGCGGCTGTTTTCTTCCTCGGGCTGGGGCCGTTGTTTGTCCAGCCGGACGCGTTTTTGATGCCGTTTAATCCGGCATCCTTAAATGTGGCTGTTATTATACTGGGTATTATCGGTGCCGTGAACGGCAAGCACCTCCCGCTGGCCCGCAGCTGCAGGAGAAAGCGAAAATGA
- a CDS encoding phospholipase D family protein has product MAQVAMGKKVASGWTKKRAAGVVFAALAFFMVTVSVYGANKPLPEGISFEGDIHDGEVSFLTDVTYPGFDGEAVHEQVIFDEVHSMIEEAEDFILVDMFLFNDEYERVAEYPRVSGELVEALVGKKEAEPHMEIVVITDPINTFYGSYFPESLAALEDAGIRLVLTDLSELRDSNPVYSGVWRTGMQWFGNKEDGGWLPNPFSPDSPDGTVRSYMKLLNFKANHRKVIVTEQQGLVTSANPHDASGYHSNIAFTVTGGILEDLIESEKAVAVMSGAEENWFDGFQVSEDARQSEGAETRVQLVTEGKIREGILEEIALAGEGDTVYLGAFYLSDRLVVEALLDAAGRSADVRVILDANKDAFGREKNGVPNRPVAHELIMESDWGVEVKWYNTQGEQFHTKLVMIERGDESVVIGGSSNFTKRNLGDLNLETNLKVMGASDSEVMKDVRAYFDLMWMNEEAQFTVGYEEFADDSLLNRWLYRFQEWSGLSTF; this is encoded by the coding sequence ATGGCTCAAGTAGCGATGGGGAAAAAGGTAGCTTCCGGGTGGACAAAAAAAAGAGCAGCGGGCGTGGTATTTGCGGCGCTGGCTTTTTTTATGGTTACGGTAAGTGTTTACGGAGCAAATAAACCTCTGCCTGAAGGAATTTCATTTGAAGGAGACATTCACGACGGGGAGGTGTCTTTTTTAACTGACGTCACCTACCCCGGTTTTGACGGCGAGGCGGTCCATGAGCAGGTGATCTTCGATGAGGTCCATTCCATGATCGAAGAAGCGGAGGACTTTATCCTTGTTGACATGTTTTTATTTAATGACGAGTATGAGCGCGTGGCAGAGTATCCACGGGTATCAGGGGAGCTTGTTGAAGCATTGGTGGGAAAAAAAGAAGCGGAGCCTCACATGGAGATTGTTGTCATCACCGATCCGATCAACACCTTTTATGGCTCTTATTTTCCGGAAAGCCTGGCTGCACTTGAGGATGCAGGAATCCGCCTCGTGCTCACAGATCTTAGCGAGCTTCGAGATTCAAACCCTGTTTATTCAGGGGTGTGGCGTACGGGCATGCAGTGGTTTGGTAATAAAGAGGACGGCGGATGGCTGCCTAACCCGTTCAGCCCCGATTCTCCCGACGGAACGGTCCGTTCATATATGAAACTCCTGAACTTTAAGGCGAATCATCGTAAAGTTATTGTCACGGAACAGCAGGGACTCGTTACTTCCGCGAACCCCCATGATGCGAGCGGCTATCATTCAAATATTGCCTTCACCGTAACAGGCGGGATTCTTGAAGATTTGATCGAATCAGAAAAGGCCGTTGCCGTTATGAGCGGGGCGGAGGAAAACTGGTTCGATGGTTTTCAAGTGAGTGAGGATGCACGGCAGAGTGAAGGAGCTGAGACCCGTGTTCAGCTCGTGACAGAAGGGAAAATTCGTGAGGGCATCCTTGAGGAAATAGCGCTGGCCGGAGAAGGAGACACGGTGTATCTTGGCGCGTTTTATTTATCCGACCGGCTCGTTGTAGAAGCCCTGCTGGATGCGGCCGGACGGAGCGCCGACGTCAGGGTTATTCTTGATGCGAACAAAGACGCTTTCGGCCGGGAGAAAAACGGTGTCCCAAACAGACCGGTGGCCCACGAACTGATTATGGAGTCGGACTGGGGCGTTGAAGTAAAGTGGTACAACACCCAGGGAGAGCAGTTTCATACGAAATTGGTCATGATTGAGCGTGGGGACGAATCTGTTGTTATCGGAGGCTCATCAAACTTTACGAAACGAAACCTTGGTGACCTGAATCTTGAGACGAACCTGAAGGTGATGGGCGCGTCTGACTCGGAAGTAATGAAGGATGTGAGGGCGTATTTTGACCTTATGTGGATGAATGAGGAAGCTCAGTTTACGGTCGGCTATGAAGAGTTTGCGGATGATTCTCTCTTGAACCGCTGGCTGTACCGTTTTCAGGAATGGAGCGGGCTGAGTACGTTTTAG
- a CDS encoding GyrI-like domain-containing protein yields the protein MVDVTQIGEDGYWVGLEVEEFNRIPEGMTSLSVPPGKYAVKEYEGSASQIMKVYNELHNEMSSAGVRRDLQAWHLEEYPGWLGYRAGV from the coding sequence GTGGTCGATGTGACACAGATTGGAGAGGACGGATACTGGGTGGGGCTTGAAGTAGAGGAGTTTAACAGGATTCCTGAGGGGATGACGTCACTTTCGGTACCGCCGGGAAAATATGCGGTGAAAGAGTACGAGGGAAGTGCGTCACAGATCATGAAAGTTTATAATGAATTACATAATGAAATGAGCAGTGCCGGAGTAAGGCGGGATCTTCAGGCGTGGCATCTGGAAGAGTATCCGGGCTGGCTTGGGTATCGGGCGGGCGTTTGA
- a CDS encoding DEAD/DEAH box helicase, whose amino-acid sequence MNRNVNIGLLQNDTQPAWFVWADQNSSSREGQLLFKQQLFRNHDPSFYGTAFPVKEVFDETGGSVTGTVIPEIPDGLFTELTPWLEATSYPTRYGRWTKEEKLDLPLFSVRKDTSPSYKWIIDGLAKPSSSSALDRLAHDHDDRIRKWIRALESPDKMYELPLNLYEYCLDQLGHTKAAPFQLSLAINEPDLFSDEWSAELIVTETATKKTASLKDVTSGHHSFVQNPVPAVKPALTTLSSSVPALHGLSLTDPKIKLKDEEVYSFLHSYQDVCEQAGINVLVPQSWDRPVQLSVTGEVSPSLSGSGATVSWLFSHHDKALPEDKLREWVDEQRHFIYFDNRWMHWDLQKASEYLRQIDRIRKENTVTLFQAIQQIAYMPDAGAGAPPLDEPVQINWTLSDTWFDDVTKAVAPVLDTYWKHTLKPYQQEGSRWLLAMRKLGLGCCLADDMGLGKTVQAIAYADHIERDRPVLIVCPTSLLENWVKELNRFAPHLKQTVYYGAKATRQSMDLESGDVVLTTYALLLRDSDVFQKTTWASVLFDEAQMIKNNHTKIWKEAKSLSAHHRIAITGTPVENRLAELWSLFDWFAEGYLGSLPDFLIRFSADPSARLKNVIAPFVLRRTKEQQRTDWKLPSKTNRTLHCDLTREQHLLYQAVVEETLEAMEFLTPHERKGVFFKGITRLKQICNHPAHFLDERRSLSGRSGKWETVMKTMETLLSENKRTVLFTQYKKMGYLIEEGLRHTFGMEAEFLNGSMKMRDRFDLVERFNRGETAPVLLVSIRAGGTGLNMTGATEVIHYDRWWNPAVDDQASDRVHRIGQTKPVTIHSFTTRGTIEESIEAALHQKKEMYTSLFGGERHTPVWEMDTSEVKSLFYGRY is encoded by the coding sequence TTGAACAGGAACGTTAACATTGGACTTTTACAAAATGATACTCAGCCGGCCTGGTTTGTGTGGGCGGATCAAAACTCCTCATCACGTGAAGGTCAGCTCCTTTTTAAGCAGCAGCTGTTCCGAAACCATGATCCGTCCTTTTACGGTACCGCCTTTCCTGTTAAGGAAGTGTTTGATGAAACAGGCGGATCAGTGACAGGAACCGTCATTCCCGAAATACCCGACGGACTTTTCACGGAATTAACCCCGTGGCTTGAAGCAACGTCCTACCCAACCCGGTACGGACGATGGACAAAAGAAGAAAAACTGGACCTGCCGCTTTTTTCTGTACGCAAAGACACGTCTCCTTCGTACAAATGGATTATCGACGGGCTCGCTAAACCGTCTTCATCTTCCGCTTTAGACCGTCTCGCCCATGATCACGATGACCGGATCCGAAAATGGATCCGGGCTCTCGAATCACCTGATAAAATGTATGAACTGCCATTAAACCTGTACGAATACTGTCTCGACCAGCTGGGCCATACAAAAGCGGCCCCTTTTCAGCTGTCCTTGGCCATTAACGAACCGGATCTTTTTTCAGACGAGTGGAGCGCGGAACTGATCGTCACTGAAACCGCAACAAAGAAAACAGCAAGCCTGAAGGATGTGACATCGGGGCATCACTCTTTCGTTCAAAACCCTGTTCCGGCCGTAAAACCTGCACTCACAACCCTTTCATCCTCCGTTCCGGCCCTTCACGGCCTCAGTCTCACGGACCCGAAAATCAAGCTAAAGGATGAAGAGGTATACAGCTTTTTACATTCCTACCAGGACGTTTGCGAACAGGCAGGTATCAACGTTCTTGTCCCCCAAAGCTGGGACCGCCCTGTACAGCTCTCTGTCACAGGTGAAGTATCACCTTCTCTTTCCGGGAGCGGGGCAACTGTGTCGTGGCTGTTTTCCCATCACGACAAAGCCCTCCCGGAAGACAAGCTCCGGGAGTGGGTGGACGAACAGCGCCATTTTATTTACTTTGACAATCGCTGGATGCACTGGGATCTGCAAAAAGCATCGGAATACCTCCGGCAGATTGACCGCATTCGTAAAGAAAATACGGTCACGCTTTTTCAGGCCATTCAGCAGATCGCATACATGCCTGATGCCGGAGCAGGTGCCCCCCCTCTTGATGAACCAGTCCAAATTAACTGGACGTTATCAGATACATGGTTCGATGACGTCACAAAAGCAGTGGCCCCGGTATTGGACACATACTGGAAACATACATTAAAACCATACCAGCAGGAAGGATCCCGCTGGCTCCTTGCAATGAGAAAGCTCGGCCTTGGCTGCTGTCTGGCTGACGATATGGGCCTCGGCAAAACCGTACAGGCCATTGCCTACGCCGATCACATTGAACGTGACCGACCCGTGCTCATCGTCTGCCCTACCTCCCTGCTGGAAAACTGGGTTAAAGAATTGAACCGGTTCGCCCCCCACCTAAAGCAGACGGTCTATTACGGTGCAAAAGCAACCCGGCAGTCCATGGACCTTGAATCAGGAGACGTTGTGCTCACAACCTACGCTCTTCTCCTACGTGACAGCGACGTGTTTCAGAAAACCACATGGGCATCGGTTCTGTTTGATGAAGCCCAGATGATAAAAAACAATCACACAAAGATCTGGAAGGAAGCGAAAAGCCTCTCCGCCCATCACCGGATTGCCATAACCGGAACGCCTGTGGAGAATCGCCTCGCTGAGCTCTGGTCTCTGTTTGACTGGTTCGCAGAAGGCTATCTCGGGTCCCTTCCCGATTTTCTCATCCGTTTCTCCGCCGACCCTTCCGCCAGGTTAAAAAACGTGATTGCTCCCTTTGTTTTAAGGCGCACAAAAGAACAGCAACGCACCGACTGGAAACTGCCATCCAAAACAAACCGGACCCTCCACTGTGACCTGACTCGCGAGCAGCACCTCCTTTATCAGGCGGTGGTGGAAGAAACCCTTGAGGCAATGGAGTTTCTCACTCCCCACGAACGAAAAGGGGTATTCTTTAAAGGCATCACACGTCTGAAGCAGATCTGTAACCACCCGGCTCACTTTCTCGATGAACGCCGCTCCCTTTCAGGCCGTTCCGGAAAATGGGAAACCGTGATGAAAACGATGGAGACACTTCTCAGTGAGAATAAGCGAACCGTACTTTTTACACAGTATAAAAAAATGGGCTATTTGATTGAGGAAGGCCTCCGCCACACGTTCGGAATGGAAGCAGAGTTTTTGAACGGGTCTATGAAAATGAGGGACCGCTTTGATCTGGTGGAGCGGTTTAACCGTGGAGAAACGGCTCCCGTTCTTCTCGTCTCCATCCGGGCCGGGGGTACCGGTCTGAACATGACCGGTGCAACTGAAGTGATTCACTATGACCGCTGGTGGAACCCGGCCGTGGATGACCAGGCTTCTGACCGTGTTCACAGGATCGGCCAGACGAAACCGGTGACGATCCACTCCTTCACGACCCGGGGAACCATTGAAGAATCCATTGAAGCGGCTCTTCATCAGAAAAAGGAAATGTATACCTCCTTGTTCGGCGGAGAGCGCCACACCCCTGTCTGGGAAATGGACACGAGTGAAGTGAAGTCACTGTTTTACGGACGGTATTAA
- a CDS encoding BsuPI-related putative proteinase inhibitor, with protein sequence MKITKKWIQSITFSVLAFGLVACGTADDTTGDTPDENTDQEEQPEETPDDSSEESSDDTEGTDSVTEHDLTFTLDVEDSDGQLHFTMTIENDTDAEKQIDFASGQKFDIKVKDESGTVVYHFAEGMMFTQALVSETIAPGESLVLEETWDAGEDLSGKTFDVEAMLNIYSVDNEQIDKSVFDVKKQITVD encoded by the coding sequence ATGAAGATTACTAAAAAATGGATTCAATCAATCACTTTCTCAGTTTTAGCTTTCGGCCTTGTGGCCTGTGGAACAGCCGACGATACAACAGGAGATACTCCTGATGAAAATACAGACCAAGAGGAACAGCCAGAAGAAACGCCCGATGATTCTTCAGAAGAATCATCAGATGATACAGAAGGGACAGATTCTGTGACTGAACATGATTTAACATTTACACTTGATGTGGAAGACTCAGACGGACAGCTTCACTTTACAATGACAATCGAAAATGACACAGATGCAGAGAAACAGATTGACTTTGCTTCTGGCCAGAAGTTTGACATCAAAGTTAAAGATGAGAGCGGAACTGTGGTGTATCACTTTGCTGAAGGGATGATGTTTACCCAGGCTCTTGTTTCAGAAACCATTGCCCCTGGAGAGTCCCTTGTGCTTGAAGAGACGTGGGACGCAGGGGAGGATTTGAGCGGGAAGACATTTGATGTAGAAGCAATGCTCAACATTTATTCTGTCGATAATGAACAGATTGATAAAAGCGTGTTTGATGTGAAAAAGCAGATTACAGTGGATTAA